From one Plasmodium yoelii strain 17X genome assembly, chromosome: 12 genomic stretch:
- a CDS encoding zinc finger protein, putative, translating into MNSSGDKIESDGKKIKLIKDENEKEELISVENRFLNDEKDDNIKDVKEYINNEKSYINRLNTYNKWINKPVHLCSLILARNGFVCKNESTIECENCQCKYIYEKGTYSMYTRINDLCLLHSDNCPWKNKLIDLSFFKLDNNSLEGVKLLREYKNNCEILKRSLLYIPMINIKKTINDIILVIKKHVQNDKTKKKFTIFNSYLEFFKNNFIPIFLKNENIIQKSMDYIKQNYKDMEKYIIDADYIKNLKFNLFNINNFINILSDIETLAQLPHEKEDINAYVKIIHHLKKYEYEDINIFKIISLLGWTYKDEIQNNSKEQIISCKYCYREVNISDYSYFSPNDNKYNLFIQVDSNDMDYFLSETSKNKSINQEQNEKTINLILDEILTLVNGHFDQAGEIIYEEMENQLGKNVNNKDDDKSIDVRGNEKETVVDAEKIEPINEKEASEKEASEKEVSEKEVSEKEASDEKEVSGENEIKQKESFSFKSTLKGIFLSKKTNDNLKEDGKKNNNNDNDNNDDNDDNNDNNNDNNNDNNNDNNNDNKQASSLNEAMLKVCKYIDDDKYFFKGKSNYYILKESIQENLDKNQIKKQKITNKIYAIRLFNLIENHRVYCPYIMEDLYGFSKITKLLFELLMAEFQRMYMFK; encoded by the coding sequence ATGAACAGTTCAGGAGATAAAATTGAAAGTGATGgtaaaaagataaaattaataaaggacgaaaatgaaaaagaagaatTAATCAGTGTAGAAAATCGATTtttaaatgatgaaaaagatgataatataaaagatgttaaagaatatataaataatgagaaatcatatataaatagattaaatacatataataaatggaTAAATAAACCTGTACATTTATGTTCGTTAATATTAGCTAGAAATGGTTTTGTATGCAAAAATGAATCTACTATAGAATGCGAAAATTGccaatgtaaatatatatatgaaaaaggaACATATTCTATGTATACTAGAATAAATGATTTGTGTCTATTACATAGTGATAATTGTCcatggaaaaataaattaatagatttatcattttttaaacttGACAATAATTCATTAGAGGGAGTAAAATTACTTAgggaatataaaaataattgtgAAATTCTTAAACgatctttattatatatacctatgataaatataaaaaaaacaattaacgATATAATACTAGTTATTAAAAAACATGTAcaaaatgataaaacaaagaaaaagtttacaatttttaattcatatttggaattttttaaaaataattttattccaatttttttaaagaatgaaaatattattcaaaaatctatggattatataaaacaaaattataaagatatggaaaaatatataatagatgcagattatattaaaaatctaaaattcaatttatttaatataaataattttataaatatattgtctGATATAGAAACACTTGCACAATTACCACATGAAAAAGAAGACATAAATGCTTATGTTAAAATTATacatcatttaaaaaaatatgaatatgaagatattaatatatttaaaattatttcattattaggATGGACATATAAAGATGAAATTCAAAATAATTCTAAAGAACAAATTATTTCATGCAAATATTGTTATAGGGAGGTAAATATTTCTGactattcatatttttcaccaaatgataataaatacaATTTATTCATACAAGTTGATTCGAATGATAtggattattttttatctgaGACAtcgaaaaataaatcaataaatcaagaacaaaatgaaaaaacgATAAACTTAATTTTGGATGAAATCCTAACCCTAGTAAATGGACATTTTGATCAAGCAGGAGAAATCATATACGAAGAAATGGAAAACCAACTAGGTAAGAATGTTAATAACAAAGATGACGATAAGTCGATAGATGTCAGGGGAAATGAGAAGGAAACTGTGGTAGATGCAGAAAAAATAGAACCCATTAATGAGAAAGAAGCCAGTGAGAAAGAAGCCAGTGAGAAAGAAGTCAGTGAGAAAGAAGTCAGTGAGAAAGAAGCCAGTGATGAGAAAGAAGTCAGTGGTGAGAATGAAATAAAACAGAAAGAATCATTTTCCTTTAAGTCCACATTGAAAGGAATATTTctttcaaaaaaaacaaatgataatttaaaggaagatggaaaaaaaaataataataatgataatgacaataatgatgataatgacgataataatgacaataataatgacaataataatgataataataatgataataataatgataataaacaAGCAAGCTCCTTAAATGAAGCAATGCTAAAGGTATGCAAATACATAGAtgatgataaatatttttttaagggAAAAtctaattattatatattaaaagaatcTATTCAGGAAAACTTAgataaaaatcaaataaaaaaacaaaaaataacaaataaaatatatgctataagattatttaatttgataGAAAACCATAGAGTATATTGTCCATACATTATGGAAGATTTGTATggattttcaaaaataacaaaactTTTATTTGAACTACTTATGGCTGAGTTTCAGAGAATGTACatgtttaaataa
- a CDS encoding FoP domain-containing protein, putative — translation MVKIAKIDRQDKIGRKKDGISKSRKTGFTKFSYQPTRGKSFKFTPQKKILDVRKHIYKPYGRGNLSMMNRKNFKKGNNPYFFKNKRKIGNRYYDRPYGNNNNNGRETFLKKSRGNTFRKGRYFRGGKKRNNFFKKTQNLHDKIGKLTSKDLDDELDNYMGSSNVKTRLDNDLDSYFKNNGALQVNMNEGFNKMGE, via the exons atggtaaaaattGCAAAAATTGATAGACAAGATAAAATTGGAAGAAAGAAGGATGGAATATCAAAATCTCGCAAAACCGGATTTACAAAATTTTCTTATCAACCAACTCGAG gaaaatcatttaaatttactcctcagaaaaaaatattagatgtcagaaaacatatatataagccATACGGCCGTGGCAATTTATCAATGATGAAtagaaaaaattttaaaaaaggaaacaatccatatttttttaaaaataaaagaaaaattggaaataGATATTATGATAGACCAtatggtaataataataataatggtcGTGAaacatttttgaaaaaatcaCGTGGAAACACTTTCAGAAAGGGAAGATATTTTAGAGGcggaaaaaaaagaaataatttttttaaaaagacACAAAATTTACATGATAAAATTGGAAAATTAACATCCAAAGATTTG gACGATGAATTAGATAACTACATGGGATCCAGTAATGTAAAAACCAGATTGGATAATGATTTGGATTCATActttaaaaataatggaGCTTTACAAGTTAATATGAACGAAGGATTTAATAAAATGggtgaataa
- a CDS encoding EELM2 domain-containing protein, putative: MTVHQKHKGMLISDEETINSHLYNNFLNKFNNSILNSNNNNNNNNSNNNSNSNNSNSNILNDYKQNSHINNNMEDYENIEYIKRLKEQKKIRDNAYKKVANDIELRKLIERAQMKHSNFNTSNLGSNNINNQYHRNGIFNHNKQNGNIDNNMNNNVNHDLHLIKSEQNSKLTKEFYKNYEENISKGKENDQNNQDIYNTTYINNTNINNTNIKGGRLLRNINKNNNINNSSNHNISEIINPIVDQHRQLISSQENKGMKKKNSEKISLEKEILNRLTNNNRNLNHIQTNNMGRYNTRNNNEQDHIYYNNQDDEENDIPNEYNIHQNESNIRNRLKNFTKNNIKIQPRNYIKNQVKNNEYINNSKTKYEREDNYDDYEEEYNNNSNDENQDNDLIRDNNNIPNKNNSDIYNTRRYNNSRRFNNYNEEYINYEKNENRRRQLNYDAYNNDDTIHNYDAQFINANIIRNKNSELVENDIQKIASVSLKNRNDNEPVENSKYNLKAKENKTKKTKKTLTKNNTNSTNIPKNKNNPIKNVNIINSKNSNILQNNERKTYIPDNNEYSSNPKHKVTAASNAQNNTNKGGNYSNADNYYSNNYGTNTRSTNINRFNERYPDQDDDAEQKKRKKRVTEEGSKESNKINVGESYQVSKLPNFFLCRSEFMYKSYEPVEETSPEPCVSCSGLPCHCKVGGAILVYSPLMLERIREKCMKNRGYHKCIKNEIELSSYIQECAKSWKSNVDEWVPFSPEYAYKLLHYANYDPHKAISIMKSSEFSFRKIMDPPTRKYQNKWKPKDKRENISKNPFPSPLTIRTYLSKRHHNSGYHLR; encoded by the exons atgactGTACATCAAAAACATAAGGGAATGCTTATTTCTGATGAAGAGACAATAAATTCGCAtttgtataataattttttaaataaatttaataactCCATTcttaatagtaataataataataataataacaatagtaataacaatagtaaTAGCAATAATAGCAACAGTAACATATTAAATGATTACAAACAAAATAgccatataaataacaacATGGAggattatgaaaatattgaatatataaaaagattaaaagaacaaaaaaaaattagagaTAATGCATATAAAAAAGTGGCAAATGATATTGAACTGAGAAAATTAATAGAGAGAGCTCAAATGAAGCATTCAAATTTTAATACTTCAAATCTTGGCTCAAATAATATCAATAATCAATATCACAGAAATGGTATATTTAATCATAACAAacaaaatggaaatatagACAATAACATGAATAATAATGTTAATCATGATcttcatttaataaaaagtGAACAAAATAGTAAATTAACTAaagaattttataaaaattatgaagaaaatatttcaaaaggAAAAGAAAATGACCAAAATAATCAagacatatataatacaacatatataaataatactaatataaataataccaATATAAAAGGTGGGAGATTATTAcgtaatataaataaaaataacaatataaataatagtaGTAATCATAATATATCAGAAATTATAAATCCAATTGTTGATCAACATAGACAATTAATTTCATCTCAAGAAAATAAaggaatgaaaaaaaaaaattctgaaaaaatatctttagaaaaagaaattttAAATAGACTCACTAATAATAATCGAAATCTTAATCACATccaaacaaataatatgGGTCGTTATAATACCcgaaataataatgaacaagatcatatatattataacaatCAAGATGAcgaagaaaatgatatacctaatgaatataatatcCATCAAAATGAATCTAATATAAGAAATcgtttaaaaaattttacaaaaaataatataaaaatacaaccacgaaattatattaaaaatcaagtaaaaaataatgaatatattaacaattcaaaaacaaaatatgaaaGAGAAGATAACTATGATGATTATGAagaagaatataataataattctaatGATGAAAACCAAGATAATGATCTAATTAGAGATAACAACAATAtaccaaataaaaataatagtgatatatataatactagaagatataataatagtcgaagatttaataattataatgaagaatatattaattatgaaaaaaatgaaaatcgAAGAAGGCAACTAAACTAtgatgcatataataatgatgatactATCCATAACTATGATGCACAATTTATAAATGCAAATATtattagaaataaaaatagtgaaCTAGTCGAAAATGACATACAAAAAATAGCTAGTGTATCTCTTAAAAATAGAAACGATAATGAACCTGTTgaaaattcaaaatataatttaaaggcaaaagaaaataaaactaaaaaaacaaaaaaaacccttaccaaaaataatactaattCTACAAATATacctaaaaataaaaataatccaatcaaaaatgttaatataataaattcaaaaaattcaaatattttacaaaataatgaaaGAAAAACATACATCCctgataataatgaatattcATCAAACCCAAAACATAAAGTTACTGCTGCTTCAAATGCccaaaataatacaaataaaggTGGAAATTATTCAAATGCTGATAATTATTATTCCAATAATTATGGTACAAATACACGAAGTACTAATATTAATCGTTTTAATGAAAGATATCCAGATCAAGATGATGATGCAG AACAAAAAAAGCGAAAAAAAAGAGTCACAGAAGAGGGATCGAAAGAGagcaataaaataaatgtaggAGAGAGTTATCAAGTATCTAAACTTCCAAACTTTTTTTTGTGTCGATCAGAATTCATGTACAAAAGTTACGAACCAGTTGAGGAAACAAGCCCCGAACCATGTGTGTCATGTTCAGGATTACCATGCCATTGTAAAGTTGGTGGAGCAATATTAGTATACTCACCCCTTATGTTAGAAAGAATAAGAGAAAAATGTATGAAAAATAGAGGATATcataaatgtataaaaaatgaaattgaaTTATCATCTTATATACAAGAATGTGCAAAAAGCTGGAAATCAAATGTTGATGAATGGGTCCCATTTTCACCtgaatatgcatataaattattacattATGCTAATTATGATCCACATAAAGCTATAAGTATTATGAAGTCTTCAGAATTTTcatttagaaaaattatgGACCCTCCAACTAGgaaatatcaaaataaatgGAAACCTAAAgataaaagagaaaatatatcgaAAAATCCATTCCCATCTCCCTTAACCATAAGAACATATTTGTCTAAACGACATCACAATAGTGGATATCACCTTCGATGa